The proteins below come from a single Phocoena sinus isolate mPhoSin1 chromosome 2, mPhoSin1.pri, whole genome shotgun sequence genomic window:
- the LOC116748669 gene encoding atherin-like, whose translation MPPRSSPGHKRDSLARPAPSPSRVRAARGEGRGAPRATARLEPPWAPARSRKNSIESKQEPLRRGGGSRDAGGGGRSRANLRASPPGVPLPARAPLNFTPGRPPAASPDARVAAPPPPPARAPAPPPAAARPARCSRRRRGPHLWQRGRGERAGGRGGQSRAPAPRAHLRRPELLSGRCPRRTPSPVPPRRARSCGQRAPAGRARGRGGRRAGRAPTWLAGQHPPLAPPRRERNSGRGLEGAGRGDFPERRNR comes from the exons ATGCCGCCGCGGTCATCACCTGGGCACAAACGGGACTCCC TCGCCCGaccagcccccagcccttcccGGGTGCGGGCAGCGCGGGGAGAGGGGCGCGGGGCTCCGCGCGCAACTGCCCGCCTGGAGCCGCCCTGGGCACCTGCCCGGAGCAGGAAAAACTCGATCGAAAGTAAACAGGAGCCGCTCCGCCGCGGGGGCGGGTCCCGGGACGCGGGCGGAGGGGGCCGGAGTCGCGCGAACCTGCGCGCGTCCCCGCCAGGAGTGCCCCTCCCCGCCAGGGCGCCTCTGAACTTCACTCCCGGGCGGCCGCCTGCCGCGTCCCCCGACGCCCGAGTCGCCGCGCCACCGCCACCCCCGGCCCGCGCCCCCGCGCCGCCTCCAGCTGCTGCCCGGCCCGCCAGAtgcagccgccgccgccgtgGGCCCCATTTATGGCAGCGCGGCCGCGGGGAGCGGGCcggcgggcggggcgggcagAGCCGGGCGCCCGCCCCCCGCGCTCACCTCCGCCGCCCCGAGCTCCTCTCCGGCCGCTGCCCGCGCCGCACGCCCTCCCCGGTGCCGCCCCGGCGCGCGCGGAGCTGCGGGCAGCGCGCCCCGGCGGGGAGGGCGCGGGGACGGGGAGGGCGCCGGGCGGGGCGCGCTCCAACTTGGCTGGCCGGGCAGCACCCGCCGCTCGCCCCGCCCCGGAGAGAGCGAAACTCTGGGcgggggctggagggggcgggCCGAGGCGACTTCCCGGAGCGGCGGAACCGCTGA
- the ZBTB42 gene encoding zinc finger and BTB domain-containing protein 42 — protein sequence MEFPEHGGRLLGRLRQQRELGFLCDCTVLVGDAHFPAHRAVLAACSVYFHLFYRDRPAGSRDTVRLNGDIVTAPAFGRLLDFMYEGRLDLRSLPIEDVLAAASYLHMYDIVKVCKNRLREKERALPLETPAPGAELPGQPPGPLSAWSPALCPAAQKARLPPAGVKATRPPLARGPPPWQAPGESERALDLSLKPGPRREPIHPPCVLQTPPCSRMQPGAQPIMKDESDSPSEQGDSRSPRCRHSPLQPPRVPEAQRLAGGLEPLAVSEVGSGELELEAERGAIEGVLRPGGRLCLCPLCGKLFPSAHVLQLHLSAHFRERDGGRARLSPDGAAPTCPLCRKTFSCTYTLKRHERTHSGEKPYTCVQCGKSFQYSHNLSRHAVVHTREKPHACRWCERRFTQSGDLYRHVRKFHCGLVKSLLV from the coding sequence ATGGAGTTCCCGGAGCACGGCGGGCGGCTGCTGGGCCGCCTGAGGCAGCAGCGTGAGCTGGGCTTCCTGTGCGACTGCACCGTGCTGGTGGGCGACGCGCACTTCCCGGCCCACCGCGCCGTGCTGGCCGCGTGCAGCGTCTACTTCCATCTCTTCTACAGGGACCGGCCCGCGGGCAGCCGCGACACGGTGCGGCTCAACGGCGACATCGTCACGGCGCCCGCCTTCGGCCGTCTGCTGGACTTCATGTACGAGGGCCGCCTGGACCTGCGCAGCCTGCCCATCGAGGACGTCCTGGCCGCGGCCAGCTACCTGCACATGTACGACATCGTCAAGGTCTGCAAGAACAGGCTCAGGGAGAAGGAGCGCGCACTGCCCCTGGAGACGCCTGCCCCTGGGGCAGAGCTGCCTGGCCAGCCCCCAGGCCCCTTGTCTGCCTGGTCCCCTGCACTCTGTCCAGCCGCCCAGAAGGCCAGGCTCCCTCCCGCTGGGGTCAAGGCCACGCGCCCTCCACTGGCACGGGGGCCTCCCCCCTGGCAGGCTCCTGGAGAGTCAGAGCGGGCCCTGGACCTGTCGCTGAAGCCTGGCCCGAGGCGGGAGCCAATCCACCCACCCTGCGTCCTCCAGACACCCCCTTGCAGCCGGATGCAGCCAGGGGCCCAGCCGATCATGAAGGACGAGTCAGACTCGCCGTCCGAGCAAGGGGACAGCAGAAGCCCTCGGTGCCGCCACAGCCCCCTGCAGCCGCCCCGTGTTCCTGAAGCCCAGCGCCTGGCCGGAGGCTTGGAGCCGCTGGCGGTCAGCGAAGTGGGCAGtggggagctggagctggaggcaGAGCGGGGGGCGATCGAGGGTGTGCTGCGGCCGGGCGGGCGCCTCTGCCTCTGCCCGCTGTGTGGCAAGCTGTTCCCCAgcgcccacgtgctgcagctgcACCTCAGCGCCCACTTCCGCGAGCGGGACGGCGGCCGCGCCCGGCTCTCGCCCGACGGCGCGGCGCCCACCTGCCCGCTCTGCAGGAAGACCTTCTCCTGCACTTACACGCTGAAGAGGCACGAGCGCACGCACTCGGGCGAGAAGCCCTACACGTGTGTGCAGTGCGGCAAGAGCTTCCAGTACTCGCATAACCTGAGCCGCCACGCCGTGGTGCACACGCGCGAGAAACCCCACGCCTGCCGCTGGTGCGAGCGCCGCTTCACGCAGTCGGGGGACCTCTACCGCCACGTCCGCAAGTTCCACTGTGGCCTGGTCAAGTCCCTGCTGGTGTGA